In Paenibacillus sonchi, a single genomic region encodes these proteins:
- a CDS encoding dihydroorotase encodes MTVIIKNASVLNREGVLERKHIVVQDGIISAIKDGSEAVDEAGEMIEAEGRLLIPGLIDMHVHLREPGFEHKETIETGARSAAKGGFTTIACMPNTRPVTDSPEIVQFVKDKAAEAGLVKVLPYAAITKNELGRELTDFAALKEAGAIGFTDDGVGVQSAQMMKDAMKIAAGLDMPVIAHCEDNSLVEGCAVAEGTFAAKHGLKGIPNESEAIHVGRDILLAEATGVHYHVCHVSTEQSVRLIRQAKEIGIKVTAEVCPHHLLLSEEDIPGLDANWKMNPPLRSRRDVEACIAGLLDGTIDIIVTDHAPHSEEEKAKGMQLAPFGIVGFETAFPLLYTAFVATGKWDLSLLVQRMTADPARVFRLNTGSLTVGLPADLTLIDLTEEKEVDPASFASKGRNTPFGGWKLKGWPVKTWVNGTAVWTEE; translated from the coding sequence ATAACCGTGATCATCAAGAACGCCAGTGTACTGAATAGGGAAGGTGTGCTAGAGCGCAAACATATCGTGGTGCAGGATGGAATTATCTCCGCAATCAAGGACGGCAGCGAGGCTGTGGATGAAGCCGGAGAGATGATTGAAGCGGAAGGCAGACTGCTGATTCCGGGGCTGATCGATATGCATGTGCATCTGCGCGAGCCGGGTTTTGAGCATAAGGAAACCATCGAAACTGGAGCACGTTCAGCAGCAAAAGGCGGATTCACTACAATCGCCTGTATGCCGAATACCCGCCCTGTAACGGACAGTCCGGAAATTGTACAGTTCGTGAAGGATAAAGCCGCTGAAGCCGGACTGGTGAAGGTGCTGCCATACGCAGCCATTACGAAGAATGAGCTTGGACGTGAGCTGACTGATTTTGCCGCCTTGAAAGAGGCTGGAGCGATTGGCTTCACGGATGACGGCGTGGGTGTACAGAGCGCCCAGATGATGAAGGATGCGATGAAGATCGCGGCAGGGCTGGATATGCCGGTGATTGCCCACTGTGAAGACAACTCGCTGGTGGAAGGCTGCGCGGTAGCCGAAGGCACTTTTGCCGCCAAGCATGGATTGAAGGGGATACCGAATGAATCGGAGGCCATTCATGTCGGACGTGATATTCTGCTCGCTGAGGCAACCGGGGTACACTACCATGTCTGCCATGTCAGCACAGAACAATCTGTTCGGCTGATCCGCCAGGCGAAGGAGATCGGCATTAAGGTGACCGCAGAGGTATGCCCGCATCATCTGCTGCTCTCGGAAGAAGACATTCCGGGGCTGGACGCCAATTGGAAAATGAACCCGCCGCTGCGCTCGCGCCGCGATGTGGAGGCCTGCATCGCCGGGCTCCTGGACGGTACAATCGATATTATCGTTACCGATCATGCACCGCACAGCGAAGAAGAAAAAGCCAAAGGCATGCAGCTTGCGCCATTCGGCATCGTGGGCTTTGAGACAGCGTTCCCGCTGCTGTATACCGCTTTTGTCGCAACCGGCAAATGGGACCTGTCGCTGCTGGTACAGCGCATGACGGCTGATCCGGCCCGGGTATTCCGGCTGAATACAGGCAGCCTCACGGTTGGGCTGCCTGCGGACCTGACACTGATTGATCTTACGGAAGAAAAGGAAGTTGATCCCGCTTCGTTTGCCAGCAAAGGACGCAATACACCTTTTGGCGGATGGAAGCTTAAAGGCTGGCCGGTCAAAACATGGGTAAACGGCACAGCCGTATGGACTGAAGAATAA
- the pyrR gene encoding bifunctional pyr operon transcriptional regulator/uracil phosphoribosyltransferase PyrR has product MVTEKNVIMDETAIRRALSRIAHEILEKNKGIENCLLVGIRTRGVYLAQRIAERIKEIEGVDIPYGELDITHYRDDREGGGDNREAMDRTVVNSNLTLPAGCNGIQDKKVILFDDVLYTGRTIRAAMDALMDCGRPRMIQLAVLADRGHRELPIRPDYIGKNVPTSRHEQIEVALTEFDGKDEVYIISNREER; this is encoded by the coding sequence ATGGTTACTGAAAAAAATGTGATTATGGACGAAACGGCAATCCGCCGGGCGCTGTCGCGCATTGCCCATGAGATTTTGGAGAAGAACAAAGGTATTGAGAATTGCCTGCTGGTGGGCATCCGCACACGGGGAGTGTATCTGGCGCAGCGGATTGCCGAACGCATTAAGGAGATTGAAGGCGTCGATATTCCATACGGCGAGCTGGACATCACGCACTACCGCGATGACCGTGAGGGGGGCGGCGATAACCGCGAAGCCATGGACCGTACGGTGGTGAACAGCAATCTGACCCTGCCGGCTGGCTGCAACGGCATCCAGGACAAGAAAGTGATTTTGTTCGATGATGTCCTGTACACCGGACGCACGATTCGCGCTGCCATGGACGCATTGATGGATTGCGGACGGCCCCGGATGATCCAGTTGGCTGTGCTTGCAGACCGTGGTCACCGTGAGCTTCCGATCCGGCCGGACTACATCGGCAAGAACGTACCTACCTCCAGACATGAGCAGATCGAAGTGGCGCTGACCGAGTTCGACGGCAAGGATGAGGTTTACATTATTTCCAACCGGGAGGAACGATGA
- a CDS encoding LL-diaminopimelate aminotransferase, giving the protein MSIEQYQETFIQTNFADRIGGANYGKDTAIYKFEKIKRAKASAKQDFPNIELIDMGVGEPDEMADEGIVAKLAVEAAKEENRGYSDNGIPEFKAAAAAYLKEVFRVDGIDPVTEVVHSIGSKPALAMLPSCFINPGDITIMTVPGYPVLGTHTKYLGGQVFTVELKKENNFLPDLNSIPEEVARKAKLIYLNYPNNPTGASATPEFFSEVVAWAKKYDVVVIHDAPYAALTYDGMKPLSFLSVPGAKDVGVELHSLSKSYNMTGWRIGFVAGNPLVVKAFSDVKDNNDSGQFIAIQKAAAYGLEHPEITEAIAAKYSRRHNMLVDALNSLGFSAEKPKGSFFLYVAAPKGIKGGRRFESGEDFSQFLIREKLISTVPWDDAGPFVRFSVTFIAKGEEEEKRVISEIQRRLSDVEFEF; this is encoded by the coding sequence ATGAGTATTGAACAATATCAGGAGACCTTCATTCAGACTAATTTTGCGGACCGCATCGGCGGTGCGAATTATGGCAAAGATACAGCCATCTACAAATTTGAGAAAATCAAACGCGCCAAAGCGTCGGCGAAACAGGATTTTCCGAATATTGAGCTGATTGATATGGGTGTGGGCGAGCCTGATGAAATGGCGGACGAAGGGATCGTCGCCAAACTCGCGGTAGAAGCCGCCAAAGAAGAAAACCGCGGATATTCCGACAACGGAATCCCGGAGTTCAAAGCCGCCGCCGCCGCTTACCTGAAGGAAGTTTTCAGAGTGGACGGCATTGACCCTGTAACTGAGGTCGTGCACTCCATTGGTTCGAAGCCTGCGCTGGCGATGCTGCCATCCTGCTTCATTAACCCGGGGGACATTACGATTATGACAGTTCCGGGTTATCCGGTGCTGGGCACACACACGAAATATCTGGGTGGACAAGTGTTCACTGTGGAGCTGAAGAAAGAAAACAACTTCCTGCCTGACCTGAATTCCATTCCGGAAGAGGTTGCCCGCAAAGCGAAGCTGATCTATCTGAACTATCCGAACAACCCGACGGGCGCCAGCGCAACTCCTGAATTTTTCAGTGAAGTGGTAGCCTGGGCGAAAAAATATGATGTAGTTGTCATTCACGATGCGCCATACGCCGCCTTGACCTATGACGGTATGAAGCCGCTCAGCTTCCTGTCCGTACCGGGTGCGAAGGATGTCGGCGTTGAGCTGCACTCCTTGTCCAAGTCCTATAACATGACCGGCTGGAGAATCGGGTTCGTAGCCGGCAACCCGCTGGTAGTCAAGGCGTTCAGCGATGTGAAGGACAACAATGATTCCGGTCAATTTATCGCTATTCAAAAGGCAGCGGCTTATGGCCTGGAGCATCCTGAAATCACCGAAGCGATTGCCGCCAAGTATTCCCGCCGCCACAACATGCTGGTGGATGCGCTGAACAGCCTGGGCTTCTCTGCCGAGAAACCAAAAGGCTCATTTTTCCTTTATGTGGCTGCTCCAAAAGGCATTAAGGGCGGACGCCGTTTTGAATCCGGCGAAGACTTCTCGCAGTTCCTGATCCGCGAGAAGCTGATTTCCACCGTGCCATGGGATGATGCCGGCCCGTTCGTCCGTTTCTCTGTAACCTTCATCGCCAAGGGCGAGGAAGAAGAGAAACGCGTCATCTCGGAAATTCAGAGACGCCTTAGCGACGTTGAATTTGAATTTTAA
- a CDS encoding RluA family pseudouridine synthase → MNELNKDVNQQVPSGAFEEERDVTEWTVAGENARERIDKYITESWEDDISRSQVQMWISGGHVTVNGAPVKANYKLAEGDVVAVAVPEAEATDLIAEDIPLEVVYEDSDVIVVNKPRGMVVHPAVGHPSGTLVNALMYHCKDLSGINGEIRPGIVHRIDKDTSGLIMAAKNDASHASLAAQLKEHSVTRRYIAVVHGNLSHDQGTVDAPIGRDPHDRKLYTVTEKNSKRSVTHFTVLERFGDCTLLELQLETGRTHQIRVHMKFIGHPLVGDPIYGRSKGTTMNGQALHAAVLGFVHPSTGEYMEYSAPIPADMEEVLFALRSR, encoded by the coding sequence ATGAATGAGTTGAACAAGGACGTCAATCAGCAGGTGCCCTCCGGTGCCTTCGAAGAAGAAAGGGACGTCACGGAATGGACTGTTGCCGGAGAGAATGCCCGGGAGCGGATCGATAAATACATTACAGAGTCTTGGGAAGATGACATTTCACGCTCCCAGGTGCAGATGTGGATCAGCGGAGGACATGTAACCGTAAACGGCGCTCCGGTAAAAGCCAACTATAAGCTGGCCGAAGGCGATGTGGTTGCAGTTGCTGTACCGGAAGCTGAAGCAACAGACCTGATTGCGGAGGATATTCCGCTTGAAGTGGTCTATGAAGACAGCGATGTTATTGTTGTAAATAAACCGCGCGGGATGGTGGTTCATCCGGCAGTCGGCCATCCGTCCGGCACACTGGTCAATGCGCTGATGTATCATTGCAAGGACCTGTCCGGCATTAACGGCGAGATTCGTCCGGGGATTGTGCACCGTATTGATAAAGACACCTCCGGACTGATTATGGCCGCTAAAAATGATGCCAGCCATGCATCGCTCGCAGCCCAGCTCAAGGAGCATAGCGTAACCCGCCGCTACATCGCTGTAGTGCACGGTAACCTGTCCCATGACCAAGGTACGGTAGATGCGCCTATTGGCCGTGATCCGCATGACCGCAAGCTCTATACCGTAACAGAGAAGAACAGCAAACGGTCTGTGACCCATTTTACCGTGCTGGAGCGGTTTGGGGATTGTACCCTGCTGGAGCTGCAGCTGGAGACCGGACGCACGCACCAGATTCGTGTGCATATGAAGTTTATCGGTCATCCGCTGGTCGGAGATCCCATCTACGGACGCAGCAAAGGGACGACTATGAACGGACAGGCCCTGCATGCCGCTGTTCTGGGGTTTGTGCATCCCTCCACCGGTGAATATATGGAGTACAGTGCGCCCATTCCGGCCGATATGGAAGAAGTGCTGTTTGCTCTGCGGAGCAGATAA